The following are encoded together in the Conger conger chromosome 11, fConCon1.1, whole genome shotgun sequence genome:
- the stx2b gene encoding syntaxin-2 isoform X2 yields MRDRLADLTANSKYEEEEVNITVDKGAFMEDFFRRVEEIRGLIDKIWSEVEEVKKKHSMILSAPNPDEKTKEELEQLTNEIKKNANTVRTKLKTMQQNLPSDENANRASVDIRIQKTQHTVLSRKFVEVMTQYNETQVSFRERSKGRIQRQLEITGRVTTDVELEDMLESGNPAIFTSDIISDSQITRQALNEIESRHKDIIRLESSIKELHDMFVDMAMLVETQGEMVNNIEKNVTNSVEYIGHAKEETKKAVRYQKKARRKTLYIAICVAVCVIILAIVIGTTVS; encoded by the exons ATGAGGGACCGGTTGGCCGACCTGACAGCC AACAGCAAATATGAGGAGGAAGAAGTCAACATCACTGTTGATAAAGGTGCATTTATGGAAGATTTCTTCAGACGG GTGGAGGAGATCAGGGGACTTATTGATAAGATCTGGTCTGAAGTGGAGGAAGTGAAGAAGAAACACAGCATGATCCTGTCGGCACCCAATCCTGATGAGA AGACAAAAGAGGAACTTGAACAGCTGACCAACGAAATTAAGAAGAATGCCAACACTGTGCGGACCAAGTTAAAAA CCATGCAACAGAACCTCCCGTCGGACGAGAACGCTAACAGGGCTTCTGTGGATATCCGCATTCAGAAAACCCAG CACACTGTACTCTCCCGGAAGTTTGTGGAGGTCATGACTCAGTACAACGAGACCCAAGTGTCCTTTCGGGAAAGAAGTAAAGGAAGGATTCAGAGACAGCTGGAGATCA CTGGAAGAGTCACAACAGATGTTGAGCTGGAGGACATGCTGGAGAGTGGGAACCCTGCCATTTTCACATCTGAC ATAATCTCGGACTCCCAGATCACCCGGCAGGCCCTGAACGAGATCGAGTCGCGGCACAAGGACATCATCCGTCTGGAGTCCAGCATCAAGGAGCTCCACGACATGTTCGTGGATATGGCCATGCTGGTGGAGACCCAG GGAGAGATGGTCAACAACATAGAGAAAAACGTGACCAATTCCGTGGAGTATATCGGCCATGCCAAAGAGGAGACCAAAAAAGCTGTGCGATATCAGAAGAAGGCACGGAGG AAAACTCTTTACATCGCTatttgtgtggcagtgtgtgtcatCATTTTAGCCATCGTCATCG
- the LOC133141023 gene encoding GTP-binding nuclear protein Ran-like, with translation MATQEAQAQFKLVLVGDGGTGKTTFVKRHLTGEFEKKYVATLGVEVHPLMFHTNRGAIKYNVWDTAGQEKFGGLRDGYYIQAQCAIIMFDVTSRVTYKNVPNWHRDLVRVCENIPIVLCGNKVDIKDRKVKAKAIVFHRKKNLQYYDISAKSNYNFEKPFLWLARKLIGDPNLEFVAMPALAPPEVVMDPLMARQYESELEVAQHTALPDDEDDL, from the exons ATGGCAACCCAAGAAGCTCAAGCCCAGTTTAAA TTGGTCCTGGTTGGAGATGGTGGCACTGGGAAAACAACCTTTGTGAAGCGACATTTGACAGGAGAGTTCGAAAAGAAATATGTGG CCACTCTGGGTGTTGAAGTGCATCCTCTAATGTTTCACACCAACAGAGGAGCTATAAAATACAATGTGTGGGACACAGCTGGACAAGAGAAGTTTGGAGGTCTGCGTGATGGCTATTACATTCAAG CACAGTGTGCCATCATTATGTTTGATGTGACGTCGAGGGTAACCTACAAGAATGTTCCCAACTGGCACAGAGATCTAGTCCGGGTCTGTGAGAACATCCCCATCGTTTTGTGTGGAAACAAAGTCGACATCAAAGACCGCAAAGTCAAAGCCAAGGCCATCGTTTTCCACAGaaagaagaacctgcag TATTACGACATCTCTGCAAAAAGTAACTACAACTTTGAGAAGCCCTTCCTCTGGCTAGCCCGGAAGTTGATCGGTGACCCAAACCTGGAGTTTGTGGCCATGCCTGCTCTGGCTCCCCCGGAGGTTGTGATGGACCCCCTGATGGCCAGACAGTATGAGAGTGAACTAGAG GTGGCCCAGCATACTGCCCTGCCAGATGATGAAGATGACCTGTGA
- the stx2b gene encoding syntaxin-2 isoform X1 yields the protein MRDRLADLTANSKYEEEEVNITVDKGAFMEDFFRRVEEIRGLIDKIWSEVEEVKKKHSMILSAPNPDEKTKEELEQLTNEIKKNANTVRTKLKTMQQNLPSDENANRASVDIRIQKTQHTVLSRKFVEVMTQYNETQVSFRERSKGRIQRQLEITGRVTTDVELEDMLESGNPAIFTSDIISDSQITRQALNEIESRHKDIIRLESSIKELHDMFVDMAMLVETQGEMVNNIEKNVTNSVEYIGHAKEETKKAVRYQKKARRKYLIIAMAVLVLLAVIALIVGLSVGLNKSPQ from the exons ATGAGGGACCGGTTGGCCGACCTGACAGCC AACAGCAAATATGAGGAGGAAGAAGTCAACATCACTGTTGATAAAGGTGCATTTATGGAAGATTTCTTCAGACGG GTGGAGGAGATCAGGGGACTTATTGATAAGATCTGGTCTGAAGTGGAGGAAGTGAAGAAGAAACACAGCATGATCCTGTCGGCACCCAATCCTGATGAGA AGACAAAAGAGGAACTTGAACAGCTGACCAACGAAATTAAGAAGAATGCCAACACTGTGCGGACCAAGTTAAAAA CCATGCAACAGAACCTCCCGTCGGACGAGAACGCTAACAGGGCTTCTGTGGATATCCGCATTCAGAAAACCCAG CACACTGTACTCTCCCGGAAGTTTGTGGAGGTCATGACTCAGTACAACGAGACCCAAGTGTCCTTTCGGGAAAGAAGTAAAGGAAGGATTCAGAGACAGCTGGAGATCA CTGGAAGAGTCACAACAGATGTTGAGCTGGAGGACATGCTGGAGAGTGGGAACCCTGCCATTTTCACATCTGAC ATAATCTCGGACTCCCAGATCACCCGGCAGGCCCTGAACGAGATCGAGTCGCGGCACAAGGACATCATCCGTCTGGAGTCCAGCATCAAGGAGCTCCACGACATGTTCGTGGATATGGCCATGCTGGTGGAGACCCAG GGAGAGATGGTCAACAACATAGAGAAAAACGTGACCAATTCCGTGGAGTATATCGGCCATGCCAAAGAGGAGACCAAAAAAGCTGTGCGATATCAGAAGAAGGCACGGAGG aaatatttaattattgccATGGCTGTGTTGGTCCTGCTTGCTGTAATTGCACTAATcgtgggcctgtctgtgggcCTGAATAAGTCTCCACAGTAA